Within the Lacerta agilis isolate rLacAgi1 chromosome 15, rLacAgi1.pri, whole genome shotgun sequence genome, the region atggtgttttgcctctttgtgttcatgttCCTGCACTTAAGAGCCTAGGAAGGTCCTACAGTATACCACTTGGAGGTCTTTTGTTTTATgtggtaagtgtgtgtgtgtgtgtgtgtgtgtgtatggaataTTTTAATTACTGAGTGGGGGTTGTTAAAAGTGCTGAAAGTCACGGTGCTATGTAGAAACAGGCTTCAAAAATATTACTGTAATAAACTAACAGAAAATAGCCACACAGCCACAAATCTTTCTGCATAGGAAGGCCTTAAAACTTCTCCAAAAAACGTAAAGCAAGCTGACCGTAAGTGCTTCTCATGGCAAAGATTTCAGAGGGTGGGATGAATTTTTCTTATCCCCTTCATGTCCTCGCCTGGGCCCTGAAATTATATTCTTTTCCATAGTGCCagtgttttgcaggagggattaaAATGCATCCAGGACttgtaggtttgtgcaattaacaTAGATTGAAGGACTCTGCTGTCCTTCTGCAGGAaagacacttaaaaaacaacaacaatcccacaaACATTTGAGCTAGGATGGAAACTGGCAGGGATGGCCCTGAAATGTGTGGTCTGAGGGCAGACCTCAGGTCCGAGGTCTCTGGGCAGGCCTGTGCGATGGGCTGACCTCTCTGAAGATCTCAGTTAACTCGTCTGTACAGTCTTTGTAACACAACTGCATGTCCGAGTTGTAGGAGCTGAAGACCACACAGCCTGACGGCTTGAGAACTCGTTCCACTTCCCTCAGAAAGCGAGGCCCGTCAAACCAGTGGACGGCCGCGAACGCCGTGACCAGGTCCACAGAGCTGTCTTCGAAAGGGAGGTCTTCGGCAGGGCACACCCTGTGTGAGGAGATGGCAAGGTGATTGTTctaagcctgctggatcaggcccaaggcccatccagcccagcaccctgttctcacagtggccagccagatgccccgatgggaaacccgcaagcaaaACGCAAGAcgagtggcggaggaagccgctcgggtgcctggggtggcgtgcccaggggtggggtaggCCACCTGTGGAGTGGGGCAAGGGCGGGACAAGCtacccataggggcagggcgcaccatggggcctctggagtctgcctgcctcctcccactcagctgccctacagctggggggcagtgcagagcctgcaggcgcccaagccactgcgtcactcccaggagagacgcgtggctcaggcgcgctgcaggccccgtgatgagtgccgcccggcattttgtcaacccccccccctcagtggtgacacccggggcggacagcccccaccgcacccccttccttgGCCCCTGTGCAAGACTCCTctcctcttctgtggtttcctgtaactggaattcagaagcattgctgcctccagctgtgtaGGCATAGCACAGCCATCGTCATACtgcccaacatttctccgatgaaaatagggatgtcctattccataataatattcCATAATCATTGTGTTctttatacccaacccatctgactgggtctatccagccactctgggctgcttccaacatatataaaaacataataaaacaatacacattaaaaaaataaacccaaaacctgtctctggaaaacagggacgtTTGGAGGTTCTGCATCGTGGCTATTAGACATCGATTTTAATATACTTTCATATTTTAATACTTATTATCTAATTTGTGGAGTAATTGGAAGTTTCTGTGTGCACAAGCATcagaacataaggaaagcctgctggatcagaccaatggcccatctagtccagcatcctgttctcacaatggcctacCAGATACCtgggggaagcccacaagcaggatttgagcaaaaCAGCTTCCCTCCTGAGGCTTCCAGTATTCAGAAAAACTGGCCTTCACTCTGCCAACCTTGTAGGTACAGCAGAggcatcgtggctagtagccccTGATAGGCCTCTTTCTTAATTTCTTTAGTCTtcgtttaaagccatccaagttggtggccatccctgcctcgtgtgggagggagttccatagtttaaatatgcaCTGCATGAAGCAGTGTTTCCTTTCGTAGgtcctgcatcttccaacattcagcttcaagaGTTCTAGtttgatgagagagggagaaaaaacgtCTTCCTGCCCACTTCCTCTTTGGCCATACACATGCGAGGTCAGCTCCTACTTACAGATAAGAGACATTGGGCGGTTGTGGAACTCTCCTGGCCTCCTCGATCTGAGCTTCACTGATGTCTGTCCCGACCACCTTCTCAAAATGTTTTGCCAGCATCCGAGTGCTTTGGCCCGAGCCACAACCCACGTCCACTGCCAGCTGCCCGGGGCTCACTCTCTGAGAAAAGATAGCAACACATCTCAGATATGCATCGCCAGGTCATTTTCagcaaggctggggaacctgtgaacTCGCACCCACCAACCCTAGTGCTGTTGGGACAGTACAGCCCCCTGtcctccccagccagcatggccaataggtagcatggatgggagttgtagtcaaaggAACAACATCGCGAGGGGCACGGCTTTCCCACTTTTGACTTACCCAAAGCCGTACCCATCTAGGTCCGATACATGAGCAGTTTTCACTCGAACACAGTGAAACCAGCTGTTAATTAACAGAAAATGTTGTGGGCTGTGTAGTGTAAGACCAAAAAATCCTTGGTTCTGGAGCAGGGGTTTTTGGGAGAGaagagaatcatgggaactatgTTATGGGAAACTGACCAAAGGTTGCCCTGCTAGGAGTTTTACGACCGGGAGATTGCTGGGGGTGTGAAGATCTCAGCTACAAGGAGACATCCTGACTCCTGATAAGAACTAGAGAGGGCCAGCTGGTGATTGTCAAGCTGGTGGGAAAACTAGGGAGGAACACATCAAAAAGGTTGCAGCTGCCTTTCATCCTTGGCAGGTGAGAGTGATGACCAAGAGGCGCTGATTGGCTAATTGGATTAAGAACCTGGTTTTCTATAGGATGTTGATCGGGATCCCACGTGGCGGGAATCCTTTATCTGCCCCAGCCTTTTGAAATGCAAGAGAGCTCATTCACACCTGACTTAGACTGCTGTGGCGTCTGGGAGCATCCAGAGAGATGGGGACCTAAGAGGAACTTAGGATGGCGGCCTTTTGTCAGCTGGTCGCCTGAAGAATTGCCAGTCTTTCTGATGCAGATGCAGCTAAGTATCAGTCCTTGCCGGTTAACGGAGAGGGAATTAGAGAAAGTCTTTTAGGCTAGCCTAgtaagaatgtttttgtttttcttgcatgTATCTTGTGTTGGGAATTATACCTTATGTACTTttagtaacttttgaataaaatgtttaaaagaacttttgttctggttttctgttcATTCCTATGTTTGCTTGGCTAAATCCAGGTCTGCCGCTTGGTGCGTTACTTTAAAGGGATAATCATTTGTGGCTCTGTTTGAGCTTGGGAAGGCTATGAGCTGGTGCACAGGTGGAACGGCCCTCGCGTTCTGCTCTGTGGCCACAGCTGGGTTTCCAAACTTccagagggtggtggcagcagaaaaGGTCTGTCTTGACTCAGCTGGAGAGCTGGGCCAAGACAAAAGAGGAGTAATTCGGGTGCTCAGGACGCCGGCAGCGGGAAACGCTGAGAGGCAAGAGGGTGCCCGAATACTACAGGCTGGTTGGACGCAGAAGAAGGGTGGGAGGAATCGGCGGGAGGAACCCCAAGGGAAGAATGCTCAGAGCCCGGAGAGTGGTGGTTGCAGAAATCTGAGCTCTGAACATGATCTGATTTACTCGTACAACCCAATTCGTGACTTACCTGTGATGcttttggggtggtctttggctaaggagTTGGGCAATTTCTAAAGTTGTTACACaactttgttctgggtcctctcTCGCCTCCTTGCACAGTGGGGTGATGGTAACTGTGTCGCAACAGAAAACTGCTTCCTTCAATTGGTTCCTGCCTTCACTCCTTCTTCTCTGACCCTTAATGGACTTCAGGGATACTGGGTCCCTTTGATGGGGAGTCGGCCTGTAAAAGCCAGCCCCATTTTCTTCTTATATCACTGCCACCCCCTAGGCACACTACCAAGAGGTCTAAGACCTTTTGCTAGAGTtcttatgtttgtttgttatgaagaagaagaagaagagtttggatttgatatcccgcttttcactacccgaaggagtctcaaagcggctaacattctcctttcccttcctcccccacaacaaacactctgtgaggtgagtggggctgagaggcttcagagaagtgtgactagcccaaggtcacccagcagctgcatgtggaggagcggagacacgaacccggttccccagattacgagtctaccgctcttaaccactacaccacactggctctcccacacCACACTGAATATGTGTTTACCCTTAGCCTTATGCCTGCTATAAGTTTTCACAGAAGAGGAATAATGAAAGATTGGTTGTTTACAAGAAATGAAAGAGACAGAATATTTACTTCGGGCAGCAAAGTGACActgtagaatcgtagagttggaagggaccagagaGGCAGCAGGGCCTTgttttaggctgctcagcctcctcgTCTAGCAGCTGACGCAGGAGGTagcgcagccgccgccgccgcttttcCTCATGTCCTCCAGCCAGCCCCCAGAGCTTCAACTCCAGatattttggtctggattggagagagaggaggagagctggAGAGCAGGGGAAAGCAGACATTCAGAGGCCTTTTAGAGGATGCTCCCCACTTTGCACAATTTCACTTATGTTTGTGGGgcccccagaacataacccccacataagtgggggggggagtgcctgtACTGTTATATACCAATGTTAGGTTATGGAAAGGGAAGGGGGTCTTCTAGAGGAGTCATTTACCATGCTATTTCACCCCTAAAGTATTAAGAAGGCCAGGAAGCCTTCCAGGACATCTTCAGGATAAAGActagtgttataaaaattaggttcaaccccagaagggagtccacgaacccgggggagagccttagtagggctccccacctctcaggagcacttatgaataaatagagacaatacaaaatctcccaaagcaaggcggtagccctttattagaactgctgcagcagggtgtcttgcaagcaaaagaccccgaacaaaggcgcgcaagctcctatattgacttttgaaattgcccccctccagctcaagaccacccctccatacattagaattacatcacaaattgggaggccCTCTTgacctccaccaaaaacccatcaagtgaaacaaaaggtatttacatttccctatatcccagccaagttaatcacacctttttgtctgacactcagatatcaggatgccagagattatcactcaggcagagggctgctgagtagctggaggggcaaccccccccctttgttcctgagacaaagaaataccggtacttggtcagttgggagtcaaaatgaagtgaggcctgtctgtgctgtttttcagacatgtggccttatttgttttggtacattaataacaattattatatataaataaaataccttaaaattcttacaacactagtATCAGAGTCAAGAAAGTTCATAATGGAGATCTCATTTTATATAAAATTATGTCAGCCGTACGAATGCAATGATCTACAGCTACTGTACAAGTTCAGACTGACACAcactcttatgttcttaccttTTTTTCCAGGTACGAGAAGATCACGCCCTGTAGGTTCTCCTGCGGGGAAAACCTGTATTTCTGATAAAAAGCAGCGTGAGCCCTGTCCTCAAACAGACGAGTGGCCATGGTTTCACGGAGCACAGCTTGCAGCTTCTGCAAGTTCCTAGGGACACTGGTTTgcctttgtgtttttaaaaatgttttaacagAGAAGTAATTTTTTGTAGCGCTTTTAAATGTTTAACAGAGAAGGAATGTCCCCTTTTCCTATAACGTAATGTACTTTGGCACCGGAAAGAAGCCTGCCTCTTTCAGAATGATGATTGTGCAATGCTAATTATTTAACAGACTTGTTTTTCTGCAGCCAAGGAGCAAAGGATTCTAGGGCAGCCTCTACTCACCCATCCCCAAACTAACTCTTACATTCGCCTGGCTTTAACTTCCATTTGTCACAGCTGCAAGCCTGCAGCGAAAACAGGCTTGCTGGTTTTCGGTTTTTATCCCGGCTTAAAGAGGCTTCCTGCtaaaggattctgggaattgcagttcagcgAGGCTGCTGAAAAttctggagggtttttttttgcctccttccttcccttccagaACAACAGGTCCCAGAATTCCGTGGGGAGTAAATTAAGTCAGTAATATGGATTACAGGACAAGTTTAAGGTCTTGCTATTGGTAACATCGAGAATGTCCTAACTTGTTGtacacagggccatcttaagtatatccagcgccgtggtgcaaagatccctccggcggcggcgcccccccccccgtttcccagttGCCGACCTTTTTACGGCGCTGctggcagctttgcggggctggaggaggtgggcagcagctgtagggtggctcctccggtggggaagaggcggaggctctggGCATGAACTCATAGTTAAGAtctctttaattttgttttaattgtgttgtgCTGAATCCtgattcagcccccccccccccttattggtTACAGGGTTTTTACTAGTATGTGTaatatgtttgtttttttgatgc harbors:
- the LOC117060156 gene encoding putative methyltransferase DDB_G0268948 isoform X2 gives rise to the protein MATRLFEDRAHAAFYQKYRFSPQENLQGVIFSYLEKKRVSPGQLAVDVGCGSGQSTRMLAKHFEKVVGTDISEAQIEEARRVPQPPNVSYLVCPAEDLPFEDSSVDLVTAFAAVHWFDGPRFLREVERVLKPSGCVVFSSYNSDMQLCYKDCTDELTEIFRETQDQLFTFRNEKIKLVENDYQEIFDSLPFQEKKRMTDIFDKIPMSVADVIGFFQSFSPYRLYLEVQPEEAKSLLQNTERR
- the LOC117060156 gene encoding putative methyltransferase DDB_G0268948 isoform X1, giving the protein MATRLFEDRAHAAFYQKYRFSPQENLQGVIFSYLEKKRVSPGQLAVDVGCGSGQSTRMLAKHFEKVVGTDISEAQIEEARRVPQPPNVSYLVCPAEDLPFEDSSVDLVTAFAAVHWFDGPRFLREVERVLKPSGCVVFSSYNSDMQLCYKDCTDELTEIFRETQDQLFTFRNEKIKLVENDYQEIFDSLPFQEKKRMTDIFDKIPMSVADVIGFFQSFSPYRLYLEVQPEEAKSLLQNTERRFLETMGVSSRDTQLELCTRNICILGCKST